A region of Mobula birostris isolate sMobBir1 chromosome X, sMobBir1.hap1, whole genome shotgun sequence DNA encodes the following proteins:
- the LOC140191844 gene encoding uncharacterized protein: MGTVITPQPSGRRYRSLRTHTTRFRNSNYPSTIRKEVQEPQDPHHQVQEQLLPLNHQEGGTGASGPTPPGSGTVITPQPSGRRYRSLRSHTTSYYPLNHQEGGTGASGPTPPGSGTVITPSTIRKEVQEPQDPHHQVITPQPSGRRYRSLRTHTTRFRNSYYPSTIRKEVQEPQDPHHQVQEQLLPLNHQEGGTGASGPTPPGSGTVITPQPSGRRYRSLRTHTTSYYPLNHREGGTGASGPTPPGSGTVITPSTIRKEVQEPQDPHHQLLPLNHQEGGTGASGPTPPGHYPSTIRKEVQEPQDPHHQVQGQLLPPQPSGRRYRSLRTHTTRFRDSYYPLNHQEGGTGASGPTPAGSGTVITPSTIRKEVQEPQDPHQQVQEQLLPLNHQEGGTGASGPTPAGPGTVITPQPSGRRYRSLRTHTTRFRDSYYPLNHQEGGTGASGPTPPGYYPSTIRKEVQEPQDPRHQVQGQLLPPQPSGRRYRSLRTHTTSYYPLNHQEGGTGASGPTPPGSGTVITPQPSGRSPRTADLHLSPKFIGQFVYDNPRINGHVLHVFQPPPRKRLSS; this comes from the exons aTGG gaacagttattacccctcaaccatcaggaaggaggtacaggagcctcaggacccacaccaccaggttcaggaacagtaattacccctcaaccatcaggaaggaggtacaggagcctcaggacccacaccaccaggttcaggaacagttattacccctcaaccatcaggaaggaggtacaggagcctcaggacccacaccaccaggttcaggaacagttattacccctcaaccatcaggaaggaggtacaggagcctcaggtcccacaccaccag ttattaccccctcaaccatcaggaaggaggtacaggagcctcaggacccacaccaccaggttcagggacagttattaccccctcaaccatcaggaaggaggtacaggagcctcaggacccacaccaccag gttattacccctcagccatcaggaaggaggtacaggagcctcaggacccacaccaccaggttcaggaacagttattacccctcaaccatcaggaaggaggtacaggagcctcaggacccacaccaccaggttcaggaacagttattacccctcaaccatcaggaaggaggtacaggagcctcaggacccacaccaccaggttcaggaacagtaattacccctcaaccatcaggaaggaggtacaggagcctcaggacccacaccaccag ttattaccccctcaaccatcgggaaggaggtacaggagcctcaggtcccacaccaccaggttcaggaacagttattaccccctcaaccatcaggaaggaggtacaggagcctcaggacccacaccaccaa ttattacccctcaaccatcaggaaggaggtacaggagcctcaggacccacaccaccaggtc attacccctcaaccatcaggaaggaggtacaggagcctcaggacccacaccaccaggttcagggacagttattaccccctcaaccatcaggaaggaggtacaggagcctcaggacccacaccaccaggttcagggacagttattaccccctcaaccatcaggaaggaggtacaggagcctcaggacccacaccagcaggttcaggaacagttattaccccctcaaccatcaggaaggaggtacaggagcctcaggacccacaccagcaggttcaggaacagttattacccctcaaccatcaggaaggaggtacaggagcctcaggacccacaccagcaggtccaggaacagttattacccctcaaccatcaggaaggaggtacaggagcctcaggacccacaccaccaggttcagggacagttattaccccctcaaccatcaggaaggaggtacaggagcctcaggacccacaccaccag gttattacccctcaaccatcaggaaggaggtacaggagcctcaggacccacgccaccaggttcagggacagttattaccccctcaaccatcaggaaggaggtacaggagcctcaggacccacaccaccag ttattaccccctcaaccatcaggaaggaggtacaggagcctcaggacccacaccaccaggttcaggaacagttattacccctcaaccatcaggaaggag